The DNA region AAAGCTGTATCAACAAGGTATGTTTGCCAACGGGGACCTGCCCACATAATTGGTTTTCGAGTTGTAGATGGATTGTCCAAGGTGGGAACCATCACCAATCCGACAACAGTAACCGTATCTCCAAGCTTAGAGGATGCATCGTTGCCTCCCGTTAAATCAGCTTCAGAACGAAACTGAATATCTCGGATTGAAACTGTGGGATAAGTCTGTGAATAAACGCTTGAAAAAGCTAAAACAATTAAAGAGGTGATTAAAAATATTTTTTTCATCTCTAACTCTCCTTTGTTATTATTTAATTATTAAAAATTTTCCGGTTTTAATTTTATTAGTAAGATTATCTTTCACTGTGAATAAATAAAGTCCGGTTGCAATTGCCTGATCGTTGTTTGAGATTAAATCCCAAGCATGTTCACCGCCAGACAGAATTTGATTCCCTTCTTTTGAATAAGTTTGGAACCAGCGAATATCATTTCCGCGGTAGTTTTGATCGTGCCGCAAAACTTTAACAATATCTCCTGATAATGTGTAAATGGTAATTTCACACGATTCAGGAAGATTGTAGAAATAAATTTTTCGCTGCCTTTCGCTCGGTCCATCCCAAATTGCATTAGCGTAATATGGATTTGGGTAGACTCCAATTTCTGCTTCATCTTTTGAAGTCGGCGAAGTTCCCGGTAAAACTCTTGATGCATTCACCAGCTGACTTCCCTCTAATATATCGATATTGTTTTCAGGATCTCCTTTATCAAATCCAGTAACAGAAAAAATATACTGCCAGCCATTCAACAAATTATCGAATTCGTATTTGTAATAATATTTCGTCGTATCATCTTTAAAAGTCTTTGCTGATGGTAATTGGATATAATTAAATCCTGTATTATAGCCAATATTATTTCCGGTACTGTCAAATTCTGCAATTTTGATAAAGAGCTGCTGAAGATCTTGGGCTTGAGTTAAATCAGAGCCTGCATTAGTTCTATAAATTCTATATCCTTCGAAATCTTTTTTCTTGGATAGTGGATCTATTGATTCCTCAGCGGACTTATCCCAATAAAGCGTAACCTTTCTATCTTCAGAAACAACTCTGAGATGAGGTGTAGTCGGCGGTTCGGGGAATCTGTAATTCGTGCTATAGATCAATTGCGCCCAATTTGCATTAACATAAAAATTCTTCCTCTGGATTTCTGTGTCGTAACGAGGCAAATCCGGACCATATTTTTTTGCACATATTATTGCAAACGTAACGTTTATTGAATCACCAGGATTGATTCTCGAAAAAGGACCGGTACTGATCATTACGGAACGATTGCTTGGTGTAGTGCGAAGCGGATCAATTCGATTTCTCGCAAGTGACTGCGACATTTTGTTGTATCTTTGATTATCATCCTGCGGGGCAAAGTAAATTGGATCAGAAGTATTTCTGAACTGCCAAGACTGAAAATATGCTGAATCTTTTTTTGGATTTGAACCAAGATATTTTATTCCAAGATAACTATCGCTAAAACCTGGGTCCCCGTCAAAATCAAACTCGTATGCCATTCTCATGCTGTCTATATATCCATTGCCGCCATGAGCATAAAAGGGTCCACCGGTTCTTGGTGAAGTTACGTTTGTATTGCGGACGACTGCATCTGTCCAAAGACTAACATAAACGCTGTCAATTCTTTTTGAAGAAACATTTTTGATCCAATAATTCATTATCACAAAGAAATCGGCAAACGGAAAATTCCATGCGTAGGATTCTTGCCTGACTGCTATTCCCAAGGGAATGTGATCTGGAATTGGTTCACCGGCAGCAAGCTTTGTACTTGTGTCGGCATATTCTGCTATGAAATCTTGATGACTGATCGCTTCGGGTCTATAATATTTCGAATTCAGCAAAGATGATTTTTCAATTACATAACTTTCGGCTGAGTTAGTGAATTCAAAACCTCCGCCGCGGGCACCAACGGTCGACGCATCAACTGAAGCGGTTGTTACTCGCACCTGACCATCGACAAAACCGCCGACCCACAAACCACCATCGAAAAGATGTTCAATTCCACTTCCCTTGGGATATTCACAACTCGGTTGGGCAGGCCAAAGCGTAAAACCGTGTCCATACATTCCGAAGTTTGTGATGGTAAGACCTATGTTCCCAATTTTAGTGTATTTTGAATTATCATCTTTTACGATTTTTGACAACTTCTGTGAATCATCATTAGGAATAAAACCGAGTGAAAAAATAATTATTGGAATAAAAATAATTTTGAGTTTCATGAATATTTAAAATTTAATTGATATTTCTTCACACAACTAAATATAAAAAAGCAGTACAGCTAATTCAATGAATAAGAATATTCGAGCCACCTGTCGGATTCGAACCAACGACCTGCTCATTACGAATGAGCTGCTCTACCAGCTGAGCTAAGGTGGCTTTACAATTTATAATGGAAAATGGATAACCAGTCTGCCGACAGATAAGATGGAGGATTATTCCATTTACCATCCGCCATTAAAAATATTTACTATCGATTCTTCTTTTTATGTCGATTCTTTCGAAGACGTTTTTTCCTCTTATGAGTCGACATTTTATGTCTTTTACGTTTCTTGCCTGATGGCATGATTTCTCCTTAATTAATTTTCAATGTGTTTTTAATAATTCGCTTGCTCTATGACCAACATCAGTATGCTCGCCTAATGCGATACACTTTTCAAGCCATTCCTTCGCTTTATCAACATTTCCTTTTGATAGATGCACAACCCCTAGGTTTAAATGAGCAATTTGATGCTTTGGCGATCGTTTGATCGATGCTAAAAATATCTCTTCGGCTTTATCGTAATTCTTCAATTCAAAATAACAAACTCCCATATCCACTCTTGCATCGGTATCGTTCGGTTTGAGAGCTAAATATAATTCATAATTTTTAATCGACTTATCGAATAAACCTGCATCATGAGTTAAATTCGCAAGCCGCAATAATTTCTCGGAATTCTTACTATCGGAAGCGAGTTCGGACTCTAATTGGTTTATTTCATTAAACTTTGCGAGATCAACTTTCTGCTGTTGTGCCTGCGGAATGTTCTGAACAGAAGTCGGAATAGTATTTTGTTCACTATAAACTAAAAGAATAAAAATCCCAATTATTATTGCCATAACAATAATTGAAATTACTTTCCATGTTTCTATACTCTTCTCAGCAGTTGTGGAATCTCCCAAGCTCGCACTTTTTTTCACCTTTACTTTTTTTAGAGGAGTTTCAACTCTTTGAGTGTGAGTAGTTGTCACATCACTCACAAAAACTTCCTCATCCCCAATAAAAGGAGAACCACAATATGAACAAGATCTTTCGGAATATAAATTCTCTTCTCCGCACTCACGGCATTTTTTTAATGATCTTTGAATTGTTTCTGGTTGACTGGATTCTTTAGAAATTTTGGTTCCGCATTCTCGACAAAATTTATCACTTACAGATATTTTAACACCGCATTCCGGGCACAAACTCACTTACTTACTTCTCCGATACATTATTTAATTTCATTCCTTTATCTACAATGGTTTTAAATTCTTTTGAAAACTTAAAAGTCGGGACATAATGCTCAGGTACAAAAACCTGCTGTCCGGATTTTGGATTACGAGCCATTCTGGAATTTTTCTTTTTCACTTTGAAAGTTCCGAAACCGCGGATCTCGATTCCGTGTCCTTCTTTTAATGCTGTAATTACTGTGTTGAAAAATCCTTCGACTACTGCTTCTGTCTCAAGTTTCGTTAAGCCTGTGCCTGCCGCAACTCGATCGACAATATCTGCTTTTGTCATTTTATTTACTCCTAAAAATTTAACCAAAATCTACCCAGGGCAGATCGTTTTTGATAATTTCGTATGATTAGATATTATCGAGAATCTATAACTTATTTAATTATAATAAGTTAGACGGCACAAAAATAAGTAAGCGGAAGGTGATTGTCAATTAAAATCAATCTTTTTGATATTATTTTAATTAGATAAAATTACTCCGGAGTTCCAACCGCCGCAATAAAATAACAGCAAGCCGCTGAGACTAACACAATTGAAAAACCAAATTCAACTGAGAGAAGCACTGCAAGGACAGTTGCAACTACACTTGCATATCCATTGATCCCCCAAGCCCATGGAATAATTAATGCATCCGAGTCGGATACTAATTTCAGTCCGGATGGGAATGGCATACCCATTAAAAATGCTATTGGAGAAATAATTACTAAGGTAATTAAAAGTTTGGTGAATAAATTAAATTCTAAAGTTATTAAAATTACTTCATCAATTATTATAATATAGATTAGCATCAGAATTACAATTACAAGAATCAGATGCACCAATGATTTGGATGTTAAATTCTTATATCCCGTAAAAAGACTCCCCACACCGGAGAAACACAGCATTGTGCTGATTATTATTGCAGTTGAGTAGATGTTATTTCCGAAATAGAAAATAAATTTATGTATGAAGACAATTTCAACAAGCATATATCCAAAACCTATTCCGGCGAAAAATAATAAGGTTTTTAATTTTATCGATTTTTCACCTCTGAGCCTGAGAAGTGGAAGTAAAATTAATAGGACGGAGAGCAGCAGTATAACAACAAAAGTCAGAACAACAATCACATAGCCAAGTTCAATGAAAGGTAAAGCCCTATCGCCAAAAAGTTTTGAAAGTATTGGAATGGATTTCCATTTGATGAAGTTTGAAAAATAGGGTTTATCATCAGTTGGTGCACCTATTTTGAATATATAATTTTCATCTAAATCATTTATACCATTAGCGACGATCATTTCCGATAAAGAGAAAATAGAAGTGTCCTGAAGAACATTATACTTATTTTTTTCGAAATATTTTTCACTCGCTGACCATAGCAGATCGAAAGAAAATTTTTCGCAGAATGCTTTTGTTTGATCTATTTGATTTCGATCGAAACTATTTTTTGATACAAAAAAAGTGACCATACCCCAGTTACGAATTGCTATGATGTGCCAATTCATTTTCATGATAGATTTTGCCTTGAGCATTCGAATAATAGTCGAAAAAATTTTCAATGGAGCTCGAACCGGATAATCGAGCCAGGTACTAATCATTATGATTCCACTCGGTGATAAACTTTCGAACATCTCTTGAAATGATTCGACTGTGAAAAGATATTCTTCCTGCATTGCGTACAATCCAGAGGACCCTCCAAACGTTTCGATAATCGGTAGAACTATTAAATCAAATTTTTCAGATGTACTTGCTAAATAAGACCTGGGATCTTTTGAGATGACTTCTACATTTGAACGCAAATAGATAGAGTCACTCTCTTCTGCTAAAGATGACACCATTAATTCTGCTAAAGACTCATTTGGTTCGACTGCTGTTATCTGTTTAGCGGCAGAAGTCAGTGCATGCGAAATATTTGAACCCGTACCTGGTTTAAATATCAAAACTTTTTCAGGCTGAATCAATCTGTACGCTAATTCTTGAGTAGTAAATTTGAGAAAATGCTCATCGACATAATACTTTTTCTTGTTGACCGCTCCGATAAAATCACCATTGTTAAAAATTGCATTCTTGGTTTGTATTTCATTTTTGAAGTGCAAGCTCAACCCTGGTGCGCTTCTTATTCCTTCGACGGAAACTACATTTATCAAACCATAAGGACTTGATTTAGTTAGTTCGATTTTACCTTTGGGCAGATTTAGTGTCTTACTCAGACTTTTATATTCCGAAATCTTAAGTTCAATCGGATTTATATACAATCCCACAGATATTATTAATGCAATCAGTCCAAATGAGATTAGAATTTTTTTCCGTCGCATTGGGATAAGTAAAAAACCCCCAACAACTGAAATCCACGAAACAATTACAGGTATATTGGTAGGAAGAAAATTCCACATCAAAATTATTGCAGCAACACCTCCGCAAGCCGAACCAACTAAATTGAAAAAATATAGTTTGCCAATCTTTGCTACGTGTTTTACGAATATCACACCGATTCCTAAGGCACCGAAAAAGAAGGGGAGGAAATATATTAAGAATGTGGTTAATAAAAGCAATGATTGCCTGCCGTCTACAAAAAGCAAAAACGAGTCAAATGTTCCTACAAGATTGTTCGAAAGAACAATAGATATCGAACTTGTCAATCCACTGCTAAAAAGTGCAGCTGGAATCACTAAGTCCGAATTTGATAATATCTTGTCACGATATAATGAAATAAGAGTACCGCTCGCTCCAAAACCAAGCAGAGCAATTGATATTATCATGTAAGCGTAATGATACCACTGAACAATTGAAAGAATTTGGATCAGAGATAATTGAAGTGTAATAAGAGATCCCGAAATTAAAAAAAGTGAAATGTACAGACGGCAGCCAAGAGGTTTGATATTTTCACTCTCCTCTCACAAAAGGAACAAATCTCACATGCATCAAATTTTTTGTAGAAATCTTTTCCCCTTTTTTCTCCACAAGCACGAGCGATTGAACGAGGAAAGGTGATCCAACTGGAATAATCATTCTTCCCCCATCTTTTAATTGCTTGATTAATGGAGGAGGAATAAATTCCGAAGCGGCAGTTACAACGATCGCATCAAAAGGAGCATGTTTTTCCCATCCATAATATCCATCAGCGTTTTGTGTAAGTATATTTTTATAACCTAATTTTTGCAGAGTTTCATTTGAAGAATTATGGAGTTCAGAAATAATCTCGATCGTGAAAACGCTGTCGACTATCTCGGCAAGTATGGCTGCTTGATATCCCGAGCCTGTCCCAATCTCCAGCACTTTATGAGTTTTCTTCGGTTGAATTGCTTCGGTCATGTATCCAACAATAAACGGCTGAGATATCGTCTGCCCATAACCGATTGGAACAGGTCCATCATCATATGCATCATCGATTCTGTTTTTTGGAACAAACTTGTGACGCGGGACAATTCTCATTGCAATTAAAACAGACTTATCAAATACGCCGCGTGCCTCAATTTGGAGCCGCACCATTCTTTCCCTTTTTGATTTATATGGATCGTCGTCACGAAATGATAAATTATAAGTTAAACCCAACGTCAGTGCGGCTAAGAGTAAAGATAATCGATTTTTTCCTATTCTTAACATTCATTCACTCTGCAATCCAGCGGAAATATAAAAGGAGTTTATTTTTAGTTCAATGAAAATCGGAAGTCAACGAATGGAGAAAAACGGGCTGTAACAAGTATCTGATGGATTTTGAAGGTTTGTCAGCTTAATTCGATAAAGGTTGGAACTTGCCAAATGTGAAGGTACTTCCCAATTAAATAATCCATCATCGGAAGTTTCTTCGGCAATCGAAAGTTTATGAGTGTGTTTCCTGTACAAATCAATCGCAACTGATTTTGCATCGGAGGAAACTGTCCATTGAATTTCTTTAAATGAATTATAATTCCAAATCTCTGAATATTTAGGTGAATTGATTCTTAGATGCGTTTGATCGACCTTCGGCGGTATGATGATCGTGGTACCAGTAATATTTTCCTTTTCACGGCAGGAAATAATTATCAAAAACAGAGTAATCAGAATGAGATAATTAATGAAAAATATTTTCTTAACGATCATATTCATTGTCAATCATCAATTGTCCATTTTACATTTGCAAGTCGGGGAGAGAGTCAGTCAAATGACGGAGAACCTGCGACTTTGGCGCCGAAGGCGCCACGCTCTAGCCGGGCTGAGATATTTGAAGTTCTTTCAAATACCTTGACGCTCCCCTTGCTTTTATCCTTTTTTCTTCTTTCCTCGCCTCGGCTCGTGTTAGGAATTTCTAAAAAAGATCAATTGCCGCGGTATCCAAAACAAGTCGATTTTAATTCGCCTGGATTATCTTCAAGCAAGCGACTTTCAATATTGCTGCACAGCCAGAATAGTATCGACCGGTTTTTCGATTGCGAAGAATGCAGGCATAAAACATTTGTCGGGGAGACAGGATTCGAACCTGCGACTTCTTGGTCCCAAACCAAGCGCTCTAGCCGGGCTGAGCTACTCCCCGAATAATATATTTAAACAAAATTTTAAAGAACTCTAAAGCAATCGAACATGCGACTTTGGCGCCAAAGGCGCCACGCTCTAGCCGGGCTGAGTTTATCCCGCAACTGCGGGGCTACTCCCCGAATAATTAATGTTCAATATTTCAAAATGTTTATTTGCGATTCAAATTGCGGTGCAAATTTAAGATTTCTTTTAAATAAATTCTATTAAAAAATCTTCTCCAAAAAAAAACGCAATAGATTCTATCTTTTCACATTGTAATTGAGTTCTAAAAAGATAGAATCTTTGTACATGTTAAAATGATTTTTGACGATAAGAGAATCTTTCTAGTTGAGTAATTCTAACTGTTTCAGCTTAGCGTTAAAAAATTTATTTAACGAATCAATGATCTCAGGAAGCTTTTGTTCAACTTCTACTGTTATCTTATCTCCGAAAGTAATTGCATCTTTTACTGATATGCCGCAGAGGATTATTTTGGGCAGTTTAATTTTCGAAGCTTCGAATAGTGAGAGTGAATTTGTAAAAGAAAGTGTATGGGGCGAAACGAATCGGGGGAGTTTTCCGTCTTCAAATTTTATTTCATAAACTTCGCCAATACTTTCTTCTTTTCTGAATGAATCAATTATGAATGCAACATCAAATTCAGTCAATTCATTCAGCAAGGAAAGCATATCATCAGAATGCTTGATAAGTAAACAGCCGAAAGTATAACGATTTAATTCGTATAATCCTTCGGCTGCTATTAGTCCAATTGCATCGTCAGTTAAGAGAGGATTCCCAATACCAACGATTGCAATTTTCACAAGCGCGATCTTTCGTTAAGTAAATTTCCTTTTGAATCGAATATTCGCACAACCATTGGCATTTGACCAGGCAGTGAATGGGTTGCACAACCAAAACACGGATCATATGCACGGAATGCCATTTCAATTTTATTCAAAAGTCCATCTGTAATTTCAGCACCTTTGGTAATTAGTCCGCGTGCTGCTTTATTAATCGAAAGTGATATTGGTGCATAATTATTAGTTGTTCCAACAATTAAATTGACTTTTGTAAGAATTCCTTTTTCATCAGTTGTATAATGATGCGTTAGAGTTCCACGAGGAGCTTCCACAATCCCAACTCCTTCAGAAGGAGTTTCTGATGGAATAGTTCGAATATTTGTACCGGTAATTTCCGGATCGCGGACTAAATCCAAAGCCATCTCTGCTGCACTTAATAATTCAATCACTCTTGCCCAGTGAGTAGCAAGAGTTGCATGAACGGGTTTCCCTCCAAGTGTAGAATACATTTTTTCATATTCTTCTTGAGCAAGCGGAGTTGGCATTCCATCTGCTGCATTCAATCGGCTTAATGGAGTCGCACGATAAATCCCGCTCTCTTTCCCATCGACAAATCCTTTCCATCCTACTTCTTTCAGAAATGGAAATTTCAAATAAGTCCAAGGTTCAACGTGTTCGGCAACAACATCCAAGTATTCGTTCGGTGAATATTTTACAAATTCAATTCCATCTGGATCGACTACACGAACTTTGCCGTCATAAAAATTGACTTTGTTGTTTTCGTCAACCAAACCCATGTAATAAGTCTGACTCGTAAACATGTCTGATAAAATCAAATCAACGTAAGCTTTGTTTTTAAGAACAACATCATTAAAAATTTGTAAAGTGAATTTACCGAACTCCACAAACCATTTGCAGTGCTCTTCAATTTCTTTTCGCTCTTCTTCGTTAATTCCTTTTGTGACTCCTCCGGGAATTGATGTAACTTGGTGCGTTTGTTTGCCGCCAAGAGTTTTAATAACCTGTTGAGTTCGTTTCCTCATTTCGATTACTTTGCCGCCAATCTCGAGTCCAACTTTTGCAACCACACCAAGAATATTTCGTTCTGCAGCCGGTGCATCCGGACCTACGACAAAATCCGGTCCGCCAAGAGCATAAAAGTGAGTTGTATGATCACCAGCATAAAAAACATTGTAAAGCAGTTCGCGTAATTTCTTTCCTGTTGAAGGAGGCTGGACTTTAAAAACCGCATCACATGCTTTAGCCGAGGCCATGTGATGTGCTTCAGGACAAACGCCGCAGATTCTTGTTGTGATTCGCGGCATTTCCTCAACTGGTCTGCCGACACAAAATATTTCAAATCCTCTCAATTCCGGAATCTGAAAGTATGTATTTGCGACCTCCCCATCGTCATTAACGAAGATGTCTATCTTTCCATGTCCTTCCAATCTTGTGATCGGATCAATCTTTATCTGTTTCATATTTGCTTTCTCCTTAGAATTGATGTCGGTAGTGAAAATCTATAAAACGTTCCAATCGGATCGGCTATTTGATCAAGAATTTTATCGATCTCTTCAAGTTCGTGTGCGTCAATCACAGAACTCAATGCGCTGATCATCTTTGTGCCTTGATCGTGAACATTCGGAGGCGGACCGTAACAACCTCGGCATGCGATGTTCGCTTGCGGACACAATGCGCCGCATCCATCCCGTGTCGCTGGTCCCATACAAATTAATCCTTGATCCAGCAGACATTCATTTGGATCTGGGACGATTTCGTAAGGTCTATAAAACTTTTTCAGTTTTTTCTCTTTACGTTCACGCGGGCATTCATCACAGCAAGTTTTTGTACCTGCCCCCAGAATTGAACCTGCAGGCGGAAGCTCTTTACCGCTTAAAATATATTCAATCACATTCCATATTTGTGTCGGCTGAGGCGGGCAGCCAGGAATGTAATAATCAACTTCAACCTCTTGATCCAGAGATTTGACATAATCCCACATCTCGGGAATTTCGATTTCACCTTCGGGCATTTTTGTGTGTGTTTGCGGGAAGACTCCGCCATTCTGCTTTACAGTTGAAGGAGAATCCTTATAAACCCAATCAAATATTTCTTGTTTGGATTTTAAGTTTGCCAGTCCAGGAATGCATCCTTCATAGGCACATGAGCCAAAAGCAACCAAGACTTTCGATTTCGCACGAAGCAGATGAGCTAATTCCGCATTTTCTGAATTTCTGATCGAGCCGTTGAAAAGACATATATCAATGCTTTTATCTTCCATAGCTCGAACATGGTGGTATTTAAAATCGAGTGCGACAGGCCAAAATACAATGTCGAAAGCATTCGCTATATCAAGAATTTTCTCATGAACATCGAGAACGGCTATCTCACATCCGCCGCAGCTTGCCGCCCAATATAATGCTAATTTCGGTTTAGACATTTTTTTCTCCTTTTAAATTCAATTCTGTAATGAAACAGTTTCTGATTTAAGATTTTTCACTGTCCCATTTGTCAATCTTAATGGACCGAGTTGTTTAATCTCTTCAGTGAATTCATTCACAACTTCAGCGAATCTATCCCCTTCAGATGCAGAGACCCATTCGAGTCTCAATCTTTTTGGATCAACACCAAAGGAATTCATCAATCTCTTGAGGAAGGGAATTCGTCTGATAGTCTTGTAATTCCCTTCTTGATAATG from Ignavibacteria bacterium includes:
- a CDS encoding integration host factor subunit beta; its protein translation is MTKADIVDRVAAGTGLTKLETEAVVEGFFNTVITALKEGHGIEIRGFGTFKVKKKNSRMARNPKSGQQVFVPEHYVPTFKFSKEFKTIVDKGMKLNNVSEK
- a CDS encoding hydrogenase iron-sulfur subunit encodes the protein SYTGADLAGVSRIKSAPNVRIIRTMCSGRVDPTFILKAFELGADGVVVMGCHLGDCHYQEGNYKTIRRIPFLKRLMNSFGVDPKRLRLEWVSASEGDRFAEVVNEFTEEIKQLGPLRLTNGTVKNLKSETVSLQN
- a CDS encoding hydrogenase maturation protease; translation: MALVKIAIVGIGNPLLTDDAIGLIAAEGLYELNRYTFGCLLIKHSDDMLSLLNELTEFDVAFIIDSFRKEESIGEVYEIKFEDGKLPRFVSPHTLSFTNSLSLFEASKIKLPKIILCGISVKDAITFGDKITVEVEQKLPEIIDSLNKFFNAKLKQLELLN
- a CDS encoding tetratricopeptide repeat protein, which gives rise to MSLCPECGVKISVSDKFCRECGTKISKESSQPETIQRSLKKCRECGEENLYSERSCSYCGSPFIGDEEVFVSDVTTTHTQRVETPLKKVKVKKSASLGDSTTAEKSIETWKVISIIVMAIIIGIFILLVYSEQNTIPTSVQNIPQAQQQKVDLAKFNEINQLESELASDSKNSEKLLRLANLTHDAGLFDKSIKNYELYLALKPNDTDARVDMGVCYFELKNYDKAEEIFLASIKRSPKHQIAHLNLGVVHLSKGNVDKAKEWLEKCIALGEHTDVGHRASELLKTH
- a CDS encoding protein-L-isoaspartate(D-aspartate) O-methyltransferase — encoded protein: MLRIGKNRLSLLLAALTLGLTYNLSFRDDDPYKSKRERMVRLQIEARGVFDKSVLIAMRIVPRHKFVPKNRIDDAYDDGPVPIGYGQTISQPFIVGYMTEAIQPKKTHKVLEIGTGSGYQAAILAEIVDSVFTIEIISELHNSSNETLQKLGYKNILTQNADGYYGWEKHAPFDAIVVTAASEFIPPPLIKQLKDGGRMIIPVGSPFLVQSLVLVEKKGEKISTKNLMHVRFVPFVRGE
- a CDS encoding oxidoreductase, producing MSKPKLALYWAASCGGCEIAVLDVHEKILDIANAFDIVFWPVALDFKYHHVRAMEDKSIDICLFNGSIRNSENAELAHLLRAKSKVLVAFGSCAYEGCIPGLANLKSKQEIFDWVYKDSPSTVKQNGGVFPQTHTKMPEGEIEIPEMWDYVKSLDQEVEVDYYIPGCPPQPTQIWNVIEYILSGKELPPAGSILGAGTKTCCDECPRERKEKKLKKFYRPYEIVPDPNECLLDQGLICMGPATRDGCGALCPQANIACRGCYGPPPNVHDQGTKMISALSSVIDAHELEEIDKILDQIADPIGTFYRFSLPTSILRRKQI
- a CDS encoding Ni/Fe hydrogenase subunit alpha, producing the protein MKQIKIDPITRLEGHGKIDIFVNDDGEVANTYFQIPELRGFEIFCVGRPVEEMPRITTRICGVCPEAHHMASAKACDAVFKVQPPSTGKKLRELLYNVFYAGDHTTHFYALGGPDFVVGPDAPAAERNILGVVAKVGLEIGGKVIEMRKRTQQVIKTLGGKQTHQVTSIPGGVTKGINEEERKEIEEHCKWFVEFGKFTLQIFNDVVLKNKAYVDLILSDMFTSQTYYMGLVDENNKVNFYDGKVRVVDPDGIEFVKYSPNEYLDVVAEHVEPWTYLKFPFLKEVGWKGFVDGKESGIYRATPLSRLNAADGMPTPLAQEEYEKMYSTLGGKPVHATLATHWARVIELLSAAEMALDLVRDPEITGTNIRTIPSETPSEGVGIVEAPRGTLTHHYTTDEKGILTKVNLIVGTTNNYAPISLSINKAARGLITKGAEITDGLLNKIEMAFRAYDPCFGCATHSLPGQMPMVVRIFDSKGNLLNERSRL